The Prochlorococcus sp. MIT 1300 genome has a window encoding:
- the gap gene encoding type I glyceraldehyde-3-phosphate dehydrogenase: MTLRVAINGFGRIGRNFMRCWLSRGANTGLEVVGINVTSDPKTNAHLLKYDSILGQIKDAEIGYTDDTFIINGKSIKCFSDRNPLNLPWKEWGVDLVIESTGVFNTDVGASKHLEAGAKKVILTAPGKGDGVGTYVVGVNADQYQHDDYQILSNASCTTNCLAPIVKVLDQKFGINKGLMTTIHSYTGDQRILDNSHRDLRRARAAAMNIVPTSTGAAKAVALVYPEMKGKLTGIAMRVPTPNVSAVDLVFEAGCSTNAEEVNAVLKQASEGSMKGIIKYGDLPLVSSDYAGTNESTIVDEALTMAIGDNLIKVLAWYDNEWGYSQRVVDLAEIVAQRWK; encoded by the coding sequence ATGACTCTGCGCGTTGCGATAAATGGATTTGGCCGAATTGGTCGCAATTTCATGCGTTGTTGGCTGAGCCGAGGAGCCAATACAGGTCTTGAAGTAGTAGGCATCAACGTCACTTCTGATCCCAAGACCAATGCCCATTTGCTCAAGTATGACTCAATTTTGGGTCAGATCAAAGATGCTGAAATTGGTTATACCGACGATACTTTTATAATTAATGGGAAAAGCATTAAATGTTTTTCAGACAGGAATCCTCTTAATCTTCCATGGAAGGAATGGGGAGTAGATTTAGTTATTGAATCAACAGGTGTTTTTAATACTGATGTTGGCGCAAGTAAGCATTTAGAGGCTGGAGCTAAAAAAGTGATTCTGACAGCTCCAGGCAAAGGCGATGGAGTTGGAACCTATGTTGTTGGGGTTAATGCTGATCAGTATCAACATGATGATTATCAGATATTGAGCAATGCAAGTTGCACGACAAACTGCTTGGCTCCAATCGTTAAAGTTCTAGACCAAAAGTTTGGAATCAATAAAGGCTTAATGACTACAATTCATAGCTATACTGGTGACCAAAGAATTTTGGATAATAGTCATAGGGATTTACGTCGTGCAAGGGCTGCAGCAATGAATATTGTTCCTACTTCCACTGGAGCTGCGAAAGCTGTTGCTCTTGTTTATCCAGAAATGAAGGGCAAACTTACTGGTATAGCAATGCGAGTTCCAACTCCTAATGTATCGGCAGTGGACCTTGTTTTTGAAGCTGGATGCTCAACAAACGCAGAAGAGGTTAATGCAGTTTTGAAACAAGCCTCTGAAGGGTCTATGAAGGGTATTATTAAGTATGGAGATCTTCCATTGGTTTCTAGTGATTATGCAGGAACTAACGAATCCACGATTGTCGATGAAGCGTTAACTATGGCTATTGGGGATAATTTGATTAAGGTACTCGCCTGGTATGACAATGAATGGGGCTATAGTCAGCGAGTAGTAGATTTGGCAGAAATAGTTGCTCAAAGATGGAAATAA
- the thiL gene encoding thiamine-phosphate kinase, with translation MDETIKEIGERKLLKRISKYVPNNQADDDTAELNLNEKKLLINTDLFVEGIHFSEITTSSNDVGWRSVAANLSDLAASGSDHFLGVTVGLVTPPNTQWLWVDGVYQGISECLEKFGGVLLGGDCSQGSERILSITAIGSLGDLRLHRSSAKPGDYLAVSGPHGLSRLGLALLQKDLNLSTTELPETLQKKALLAHQRPKPALAALKALKNTKPKDLPFRAGGTDSSDGLLEAINNLCQSSQCVAVLDPERLPVAENWPSGKIWDNWCLNGGEDFELVVSLPKTWANAWIKSNPKCQIIGHIEEGEPLIIWKDTREEIKPNTCFKHFT, from the coding sequence ATGGATGAAACTATTAAAGAAATTGGCGAAAGAAAACTACTAAAAAGAATAAGCAAATATGTCCCGAACAATCAGGCTGATGATGACACTGCAGAGTTAAATCTTAACGAAAAAAAACTTTTAATTAACACGGACCTCTTCGTGGAAGGTATTCACTTTAGCGAGATCACGACTTCATCGAATGATGTGGGATGGAGATCAGTTGCAGCAAATCTGTCAGATTTGGCTGCAAGCGGAAGCGACCATTTCCTTGGGGTCACTGTTGGATTGGTCACCCCGCCAAATACACAATGGTTATGGGTTGATGGCGTATACCAGGGTATTTCTGAATGCTTAGAAAAATTTGGCGGCGTACTACTGGGGGGGGATTGTTCCCAAGGGAGCGAAAGGATACTTTCCATAACTGCTATTGGTTCTTTAGGTGACCTCCGGCTCCATAGATCTTCTGCAAAACCCGGAGATTATTTAGCGGTAAGTGGTCCACATGGACTCAGTCGATTAGGTCTCGCCTTGTTACAAAAGGATTTAAACCTTTCTACTACGGAACTACCAGAAACCCTTCAAAAGAAAGCTTTATTAGCCCATCAAAGACCCAAGCCTGCTTTAGCAGCCCTAAAAGCACTCAAAAACACTAAACCTAAAGACTTGCCATTCCGTGCAGGTGGAACTGATAGCAGTGACGGGCTCCTAGAAGCCATCAATAATCTCTGTCAAAGCAGCCAATGTGTTGCTGTGCTCGATCCTGAAAGACTTCCGGTAGCCGAAAATTGGCCGTCAGGAAAAATTTGGGATAACTGGTGCCTAAATGGAGGAGAAGATTTTGAACTTGTAGTAAGCCTGCCTAAAACATGGGCAAATGCATGGATTAAATCAAATCCAAAATGTCAAATTATTGGACACATAGAAGAAGGAGAGCCATTAATTATATGGAAAGACACCAGGGAGGAGATCAAACCAAATACTTGCTTTAAACATTTTACATAG